A part of Nocardioides sp. WS12 genomic DNA contains:
- a CDS encoding class I SAM-dependent methyltransferase → MLPVALAAPLREALLAADFTYDAISELLGAEAHQALSRNETTPGLRRTTNDDPLATLIRLFLLQAVVPTSAAERALPGLVDRLVNAGFLAQSVGEVAARLDVRPYGSEQGDLWVVSDLTPGLNGIATSVTGDYVLGISPASSSLAQLTVRHDVGTSLDLGTGCGVQALHLATHSDRVVATDVNQRALAIARFNAALNDVDDIVEVRDGSFFAPVAGERFDLIATNPPFVISPASGERLVYRDSGLPGDQVVEHIVRRAPDHLNDGGWCQILANWVIETGRPWDERLGTWLPEECDALVVQREVLDPASYVELWLKDAGHHPSTGGDPAQYAERYDTWLSWLEQQGVGGIGFGWINLRRRADVVPGALVRDLLEWPYDVEQPIAPAIADWAGSALAAQLIGPDTHLVLREDVLQETSGPVGVEDPATIVLRQQRGFRRARQVDTVVAAVAGACDGDLAVGPLVDAVGQLLERDAASLQEVYLPELAELVAEGFLTPTGAAAD, encoded by the coding sequence GTGCTCCCCGTCGCCCTCGCCGCCCCGCTCCGTGAAGCCCTGCTCGCTGCCGACTTCACCTACGACGCCATCAGCGAACTGCTCGGGGCGGAGGCCCACCAGGCGTTGTCCCGCAACGAGACGACACCCGGCCTTCGTCGTACGACGAACGACGACCCGCTCGCGACGCTGATCCGGCTGTTCCTGCTCCAGGCCGTGGTCCCGACCTCCGCTGCCGAGCGTGCGCTGCCCGGGTTGGTGGACCGGCTGGTCAACGCAGGTTTCCTGGCCCAGAGCGTCGGCGAGGTCGCGGCCCGGCTCGACGTCCGGCCCTACGGCTCCGAGCAGGGCGACCTGTGGGTTGTGAGCGACCTGACGCCCGGCCTGAACGGCATCGCGACGTCGGTCACCGGTGACTACGTGCTCGGCATCAGCCCTGCCTCGTCCAGCCTGGCCCAGTTGACCGTCCGGCACGACGTCGGCACCTCACTGGACCTCGGCACCGGATGTGGCGTGCAGGCGCTCCACCTCGCCACGCACAGCGACCGTGTGGTCGCCACCGACGTCAACCAGCGCGCGCTCGCGATCGCCCGCTTCAACGCGGCGCTCAACGACGTCGACGACATCGTCGAGGTGCGCGACGGCTCCTTCTTCGCGCCGGTCGCCGGTGAGCGGTTCGACCTGATCGCCACCAACCCGCCGTTCGTGATCTCGCCCGCCAGCGGTGAACGCCTCGTCTACCGCGACTCCGGCCTCCCCGGCGACCAGGTCGTCGAGCACATCGTCCGCCGCGCGCCCGACCACCTCAACGACGGCGGTTGGTGCCAGATCCTTGCGAACTGGGTCATCGAGACCGGCCGCCCGTGGGACGAGCGCCTCGGCACCTGGCTGCCCGAGGAGTGCGACGCGCTGGTCGTCCAGCGCGAGGTGCTCGACCCGGCGTCGTACGTCGAACTGTGGCTCAAGGACGCCGGCCACCACCCCTCCACCGGTGGCGACCCGGCGCAGTACGCCGAGCGCTACGACACCTGGCTCTCGTGGCTGGAGCAGCAGGGTGTCGGCGGCATCGGCTTCGGCTGGATCAACCTGCGCCGCCGCGCCGACGTCGTCCCGGGTGCTCTCGTGCGTGACCTCCTCGAGTGGCCGTACGACGTCGAGCAGCCCATCGCCCCGGCGATCGCCGACTGGGCGGGCTCGGCCCTGGCCGCCCAGTTGATCGGGCCCGACACGCACCTCGTGCTGCGCGAGGACGTCCTCCAGGAGACGAGTGGCCCGGTCGGTGTCGAGGATCCGGCGACGATCGTGCTGCGCCAGCAGCGCGGCTTCCGTCGCGCCCGGCAGGTCGACACCGTGGTCGCAGCGGTCGCGGGTGCCTGTGACGGCGACCTGGCCGTGGGGCCGCTCGTCGACGCCGTCGGCCAGTTGCTGGAGCGTGATGCGGCCAGCCTGCAGGAGGTCTACCTCCCCGAGCTCGCCGAACTGGTCGCTGAGGGCTTCCTCACGCCGACTGGTGCTGCCGCGGACTAG
- a CDS encoding DUF2510 domain-containing protein, which produces MTNAGWYPDPAGAPDTYRYWDGQSWSQMTTSHPPAAEQQAPPQVPQQPQRPTPPAAAATQFPPQQPHQPQQPNQGGYGAVPQPPTPAPGYGYGQQQWSPMPTGGSSGGGSGKTIGIVIAAVLTLVLLGVGGFFGVRALTGDDDGDKSAADPTSESSSDETDSTEGSDPTESGDPTELPTNSVAPTGIQCTGGAPEPAADPGATPATITGGGLTIPVPTGYTVDVRLSPPHSFADGVLVAYKSVEENWITEFAVGGLPRANGFTDVADAAEIIMKCLTANDSIYEGFSERKDLTSEAITVGGKPAYRITSEIRVDNPEVVAEGDVTSVIVVDTGGTSYGLFLGVATIGEPTSIALVESQIKAIKVG; this is translated from the coding sequence GTGACGAACGCAGGCTGGTACCCCGACCCCGCAGGCGCGCCCGACACCTACCGCTACTGGGATGGTCAGTCGTGGAGCCAGATGACCACGAGCCACCCGCCGGCTGCTGAGCAGCAGGCGCCGCCGCAGGTTCCTCAGCAACCGCAGCGGCCCACGCCGCCGGCAGCGGCGGCCACGCAGTTCCCGCCGCAGCAGCCGCACCAGCCGCAGCAACCGAACCAGGGCGGGTACGGCGCCGTACCCCAGCCGCCGACGCCGGCCCCCGGGTACGGCTACGGCCAGCAGCAGTGGAGCCCCATGCCCACCGGCGGCAGCAGCGGCGGTGGCAGCGGCAAGACCATCGGCATCGTGATCGCCGCGGTCCTCACCCTCGTCCTTCTCGGCGTGGGCGGCTTCTTCGGCGTCCGCGCTCTCACCGGTGACGACGACGGCGACAAGTCCGCCGCCGACCCGACCAGCGAGTCCTCCTCCGACGAGACCGATTCGACCGAGGGGAGCGACCCCACGGAGTCGGGGGATCCGACCGAACTTCCCACGAACAGCGTTGCCCCGACGGGGATCCAATGCACGGGCGGAGCCCCCGAACCGGCGGCGGATCCGGGTGCGACGCCCGCGACGATCACCGGCGGCGGGCTGACGATTCCGGTGCCCACCGGCTACACCGTCGACGTCCGGCTCTCGCCGCCGCACAGCTTCGCGGACGGGGTGCTGGTCGCCTACAAGTCCGTCGAGGAGAACTGGATCACCGAGTTCGCCGTGGGAGGCCTTCCGCGCGCCAACGGCTTCACTGATGTCGCCGATGCGGCCGAGATCATCATGAAGTGCCTCACGGCCAACGACTCCATCTACGAGGGATTCAGCGAGCGTAAGGACCTCACGAGCGAGGCGATCACGGTCGGCGGCAAGCCGGCGTACCGGATCACTTCGGAGATCAGGGTGGACAACCCGGAGGTCGTGGCGGAGGGCGACGTCACCTCGGTGATCGTCGTGGACACCGGCGGCACCTCGTACGGCCTGTTCCTCGGCGTGGCCACCATCGGTGAGCCGACCAGCATCGCTCTGGTCGAGAGCCAGATCAAGGCCATCAAGGTCGGCTGA
- the topA gene encoding type I DNA topoisomerase: protein MAHKLVIVESPAKARTIGGYLGDGYVVESSIGHIRDLPNNAADTPAKIKDKPWGRLAIDVENGFVPYYVVPRDKKSHISKLKALLKDADELYLATDEDREGEAIAWHLLDELKPKNIPVRRMVFHEITKAAIQEAAANPRELDMDLVEAQETRRLLDRLYGYEVSPVLWRKIMSGLSAGRVQSVATRLVVDREKERMAFKMASYWDLEGTFDAGSQHDQRMFPAKLHTIDGTRVASGSNFGQDGLLKGKSEVVHLDRPRAEALVAALADTAYDVRTVEAKPYRRSPYAPFRTTTLQQEASRKLGMSASVTMSVAQRLYENGHITYMRTDSTTLSGTAISAARSQVAELYGSEYVPDEPRTYTSKVKNAQEAHEAIRPAGDSFKRPGETGLTGDQFRLYELIWMRTVASQMKDAVGQSVSIRLGGAAASGEDVVFSATGRVITFHGFLKAYVEGTDDTAAAKDDQETRLPNLQQGDSVSAASISANGHETKPPSRFTEATLIKELEEREIGRPSTYASIIGTILNRGYVYKKGTALVPAWIAFSVVRLLTEHFSRLIDYEFTAGMEEVLDQIARGEKDRTTELTEFYYGSATLAGLLPLVQGLGDIDAKELATFPVGTAEDGINLRVGKYGPYLEGPDDDGAPLARRANVPDDLPPDELTVAKAIELLANPAGEEIELGVHPETGLQVVAKNGRYGPYVTELIPEPAEGAKKSKEKPRTGSLFKSMSLDTVTLDDAIKLLALPRVVGSGEDGEEITAQNGRYGPYLKKGTDSRSLTSEDQIFGIQLDEALKIYAQPKQRGRAAAAPPLKELGNDPVSGQPIVVKAGRFGEYVTDGEYNATLRKDDSVEAITLERAAELLAERREKGPAKKAAKKTAKKAPAKKAAAKKTAAKKTAAKKTPAKKAAAKKS from the coding sequence GTGGCACACAAGTTGGTGATCGTCGAGTCGCCGGCCAAGGCCCGCACCATCGGCGGGTACCTCGGCGACGGCTATGTCGTCGAGTCCTCCATCGGCCACATCCGCGACCTTCCGAACAACGCCGCGGACACCCCGGCCAAGATCAAGGACAAGCCCTGGGGCCGGCTGGCGATCGACGTGGAGAACGGCTTCGTTCCCTATTACGTCGTCCCCCGGGACAAGAAGAGCCACATCTCGAAGCTGAAGGCGCTGCTGAAGGACGCCGACGAGCTCTACCTCGCCACCGATGAGGACCGCGAGGGAGAGGCCATCGCCTGGCACCTCCTCGACGAGCTGAAGCCCAAGAACATCCCCGTTCGCCGGATGGTCTTCCACGAGATCACCAAGGCCGCGATCCAGGAAGCCGCCGCCAACCCGCGCGAGCTCGACATGGACCTGGTCGAGGCGCAGGAGACCCGTCGCCTCCTGGACCGTCTCTACGGCTATGAGGTCTCGCCGGTCCTGTGGCGCAAGATCATGTCCGGGCTGTCCGCCGGTCGCGTGCAGTCCGTGGCCACCCGCCTCGTGGTCGACCGCGAGAAGGAGCGGATGGCCTTCAAGATGGCCTCCTACTGGGACCTCGAGGGCACCTTCGACGCCGGCTCCCAGCATGACCAGCGGATGTTCCCGGCCAAGCTGCACACGATTGACGGCACCCGCGTCGCGAGCGGCAGCAACTTCGGCCAGGACGGCCTGCTGAAGGGCAAGTCCGAGGTCGTGCACCTCGACCGCCCGCGCGCCGAGGCCCTGGTCGCGGCCCTCGCTGACACCGCGTACGACGTCCGCACGGTCGAGGCGAAGCCGTACCGCCGTTCGCCGTACGCGCCCTTCCGCACCACCACGTTGCAGCAGGAAGCCAGCCGCAAGCTCGGCATGAGCGCCTCGGTGACGATGAGCGTCGCCCAGCGCCTGTACGAGAACGGCCACATCACCTACATGCGTACCGACTCGACGACCCTGTCGGGCACCGCGATCTCCGCGGCCCGCAGCCAGGTCGCCGAGCTCTACGGCAGCGAGTACGTCCCGGACGAGCCGCGGACCTACACGAGCAAGGTCAAGAACGCCCAGGAGGCGCACGAGGCGATCCGTCCGGCGGGCGACTCGTTCAAGCGCCCCGGCGAGACCGGCCTGACCGGCGACCAGTTCCGGCTCTACGAGCTGATCTGGATGCGCACCGTCGCCTCGCAGATGAAGGACGCCGTCGGCCAGTCGGTCAGCATCCGCCTCGGCGGCGCGGCCGCCAGCGGCGAGGACGTCGTGTTCTCCGCGACCGGTCGCGTCATCACCTTCCACGGGTTCCTCAAGGCCTACGTCGAGGGCACCGACGACACTGCCGCGGCGAAGGACGACCAGGAGACCCGGCTGCCGAACCTGCAGCAGGGCGACAGCGTCTCCGCCGCGTCGATCTCCGCCAACGGCCACGAGACCAAGCCGCCCTCGCGCTTCACCGAGGCCACGCTGATCAAGGAGCTCGAAGAGCGCGAGATCGGCCGCCCGTCGACGTACGCCTCGATCATCGGGACGATCCTGAACCGCGGGTACGTCTACAAGAAGGGCACGGCCCTCGTGCCGGCCTGGATCGCGTTCTCCGTGGTCCGACTGCTGACCGAGCACTTCTCCCGGCTGATCGACTACGAATTCACCGCCGGCATGGAAGAAGTCCTCGACCAGATCGCCCGCGGCGAGAAGGACCGGACGACCGAGCTGACGGAGTTCTACTACGGCTCCGCCACGCTGGCCGGCCTGCTGCCCCTCGTGCAGGGCCTGGGCGACATCGACGCCAAGGAACTGGCGACCTTCCCGGTCGGCACGGCCGAGGACGGCATCAACCTGCGCGTCGGCAAGTACGGCCCGTACCTCGAGGGCCCCGACGACGACGGTGCTCCGCTGGCCCGCCGGGCGAACGTCCCGGACGACCTGCCGCCCGACGAGCTCACCGTCGCGAAGGCGATCGAGCTGCTGGCCAACCCGGCCGGCGAGGAGATCGAGCTCGGGGTCCACCCGGAGACCGGTCTGCAGGTGGTCGCGAAGAACGGTCGCTACGGCCCCTACGTCACCGAGCTGATCCCCGAGCCCGCCGAGGGCGCGAAGAAGTCCAAGGAGAAGCCGCGCACCGGCTCGCTCTTCAAGTCGATGTCGCTCGACACCGTCACCCTCGACGACGCCATCAAGCTGCTCGCGCTGCCCCGCGTCGTCGGTTCCGGCGAGGACGGCGAAGAGATCACCGCCCAGAACGGCCGCTACGGCCCGTACCTGAAGAAGGGCACCGACTCCCGCTCGCTCACCAGCGAGGACCAGATCTTCGGCATCCAGCTCGACGAGGCGCTCAAGATCTACGCCCAGCCCAAGCAGCGCGGTCGCGCCGCCGCGGCCCCGCCCCTCAAGGAACTCGGCAACGACCCGGTCTCGGGTCAGCCGATCGTGGTGAAGGCCGGCCGCTTCGGCGAGTACGTCACCGACGGTGAGTACAACGCCACCCTGCGCAAGGACGATTCGGTCGAGGCGATCACCCTCGAGCGGGCGGCGGAGTTGCTGGCGGAGCGTCGCGAGAAGGGCCCGGCCAAGAAGGCGGCCAAGAAGACCGCCAAGAAGGCCCCGGCCAAGAAGGCGGCTGCGAAGAAGACTGCTGCCAAGAAGACGGCCGCGAAGAAGACTCCGGCCAAGAAGGCTGCGGCGAAGAAGTCCTGA
- the tmk gene encoding dTMP kinase, translating into MTSYPGRYAPTGVFVCFEGGEGGGKSTQSRLLRDRLEAAGYRVRLTFEPGDTPVGKEMRRIVLSPETGVLAHKTEVLLYAADKAEHIETLVQPALDRGEVVITDRYVDSTLAYQGAGRGLDRLDQREALGVEEVARWATGDLRPHLTVVLDVEPETGLGRFEGRDRIEGESLEFHQRVRQSFLDLADRDPEHYEVLDARSPIEEIAATIAERVEPLLAQARREAP; encoded by the coding sequence GTGACCTCGTACCCCGGCCGCTACGCCCCGACGGGTGTCTTCGTCTGCTTCGAGGGCGGCGAGGGTGGCGGCAAGTCGACCCAGTCACGGCTGCTCCGCGACCGCCTGGAGGCGGCCGGCTACCGCGTGCGCCTCACCTTCGAGCCCGGCGACACCCCCGTCGGCAAGGAGATGCGGCGGATCGTGCTGAGCCCGGAGACCGGCGTGCTCGCCCACAAGACCGAGGTCCTCCTGTACGCCGCCGACAAGGCCGAGCACATCGAGACACTCGTGCAGCCTGCGCTCGACCGGGGCGAGGTCGTGATCACCGATCGGTACGTCGACTCGACCCTGGCCTACCAGGGCGCCGGCCGGGGTCTCGACAGGCTCGACCAACGGGAAGCTCTCGGTGTCGAGGAGGTCGCGCGCTGGGCGACCGGCGACCTGCGCCCGCACCTGACGGTCGTGCTCGATGTCGAGCCGGAGACCGGGCTCGGGCGCTTCGAGGGTCGTGACCGGATCGAGGGTGAGTCGCTGGAGTTCCACCAGCGTGTGCGCCAGTCCTTCCTCGATCTCGCGGACCGCGACCCGGAGCACTACGAGGTGCTCGATGCGCGCTCGCCGATCGAGGAGATCGCAGCGACCATCGCCGAGCGTGTGGAGCCGCTGCTGGCGCAGGCGCGTCGGGAAGCCCCATGA
- a CDS encoding DNA polymerase III subunit delta' has protein sequence MTVWDTLVGQGPTITALQQAAAGQGMTHAWLFTGPPGSGRSNAAIAFAAALQCPDRGAGPGCPDTCHACHTVLHGSHADVSVIRTQKLSIGVDEVRDLVRRAALSPMGDRWQILIVEDADRLTDQACNALLKAIEEPNGRTLWMLCAPTVEDVLPTIRSRCRLVTLSTPRVAEVAGFLVTKGVAEPLASYAARASQGHIGRAKALAFDEAVRTRRQEVVSIPARLSNLGRCMDAAARLATTAKEEADAITADLDAREKTDLDAAYGVVERGRRPREYGPALTALDKAQKTRAKRRHLDMVDRGLTDLVSVYRDAIALATGAPGGLVNEDIRDQVEQIVATASPELNLRRIGWIFAAREQMLEFNVPVALALESMMVALKTPQR, from the coding sequence ATGACCGTCTGGGACACCCTGGTGGGCCAGGGGCCGACGATCACCGCACTGCAGCAGGCGGCCGCCGGGCAGGGGATGACGCACGCGTGGCTGTTCACCGGCCCGCCCGGTTCGGGGCGCTCCAATGCCGCGATTGCCTTCGCTGCAGCCCTCCAGTGCCCCGATCGCGGGGCCGGTCCGGGGTGTCCCGACACCTGCCACGCCTGCCACACCGTGTTGCACGGGTCGCACGCCGACGTGTCGGTTATCCGCACCCAGAAGCTCTCCATCGGTGTCGACGAGGTCCGCGACCTCGTGCGCCGCGCGGCGCTGAGCCCGATGGGCGACCGCTGGCAGATCCTGATCGTCGAGGACGCCGACCGGCTCACCGACCAGGCCTGCAATGCGCTGCTCAAGGCGATCGAGGAGCCGAACGGTCGGACCCTGTGGATGCTCTGCGCTCCGACGGTCGAGGACGTCCTGCCGACCATCCGTTCGCGCTGTCGGCTGGTCACGCTCTCCACGCCCAGGGTCGCCGAGGTCGCCGGGTTCCTGGTCACCAAGGGCGTCGCGGAGCCGCTGGCGTCGTACGCCGCCCGCGCGAGCCAGGGTCACATCGGCCGGGCGAAGGCGCTGGCCTTCGACGAGGCGGTCCGGACACGGCGCCAGGAAGTCGTGTCGATCCCGGCGCGACTCTCGAACCTCGGCCGCTGCATGGATGCGGCCGCCCGGCTCGCGACGACGGCCAAGGAGGAGGCGGACGCGATCACCGCCGACCTCGACGCCCGCGAGAAGACCGACCTCGACGCGGCGTACGGCGTGGTCGAGCGCGGCCGCCGGCCGCGGGAGTACGGCCCGGCCCTGACGGCGCTCGACAAGGCGCAGAAGACGCGCGCGAAGCGGCGCCACCTCGACATGGTCGACCGCGGCCTGACCGACCTCGTGTCGGTCTACCGCGATGCGATCGCGCTGGCCACCGGCGCACCCGGCGGACTGGTCAACGAGGACATCCGCGACCAGGTCGAACAGATCGTGGCGACGGCGTCGCCGGAGCTCAACCTGAGGCGGATCGGGTGGATCTTCGCCGCGCGGGAACAGATGCTGGAGTTCAACGTCCCGGTTGCCTTGGCACTGGAGTCAATGATGGTGGCGTTGAAGACGCCGCAACGATGA
- a CDS encoding alpha/beta hydrolase translates to MAVKKNLVIAVIAIWALVLAAAVGVGVVLLTGDDGDGDDKADKSDDPVSEQPVGGKSIEDFYSQKISWKSCGSNECGTLEVPINYQSPEDGSILLALEKAPASGDRIGSLVVNPGGPGAPGTSTVEDANLYFAAPLLAAYDIVGFDPRGTGESEPVDCITDDELDAQIAGDPDPDTPEEVEDGIEKSEEFWAGCKAKSGAVAAHVSTVEAARDMDVLRQALGEDKLDYLGFSYGTRLGATYAELYPEKTGRLVLDGAIDPSISSRDGSLSQAKGFETALRSYIQDCVDGGNCFLGSSVDAGLKTIKDLLDKIDKEPLDAGDAEGRELTVGLAFYGLITPLYSQDNWTYLDDGLQKALKGDGSTLLLLADFYGSREGGNYTDNSLEAISVINCLDDPYSITPDEVPAQFADFEKASPTFGKVFAWGLTACNGIPFTATDEPDLKIDGSGAAPIVVLGTTRDPATPYEEAVAMAEQLETGVLVSRDGDGHTAYNKQNKCIDDAVHAYLIEGKVPADGLKC, encoded by the coding sequence ATGGCTGTGAAGAAGAACCTGGTCATCGCAGTGATTGCGATCTGGGCACTGGTGCTCGCCGCTGCGGTCGGGGTCGGCGTCGTGCTGCTCACCGGCGACGACGGGGACGGTGACGACAAGGCGGACAAGTCCGACGACCCGGTCAGCGAGCAGCCCGTTGGTGGCAAGTCGATCGAGGACTTCTACAGCCAGAAGATCAGCTGGAAGTCCTGCGGCTCCAACGAGTGCGGCACCCTCGAGGTCCCCATCAACTACCAGTCGCCCGAGGACGGCTCGATCTTGCTCGCGCTGGAGAAGGCGCCCGCCTCCGGCGACCGGATCGGGTCCCTCGTGGTCAACCCCGGCGGCCCCGGCGCCCCCGGGACCTCGACGGTCGAGGACGCGAACCTCTACTTCGCGGCGCCGCTCCTGGCGGCCTACGACATTGTCGGCTTCGACCCCCGCGGCACCGGCGAGTCCGAGCCGGTCGACTGCATCACCGACGACGAGCTCGACGCCCAGATCGCCGGCGACCCCGACCCCGACACCCCCGAGGAGGTCGAGGACGGCATCGAGAAGTCGGAAGAGTTCTGGGCCGGCTGCAAGGCCAAGTCGGGCGCGGTTGCGGCCCACGTCAGCACGGTCGAGGCGGCTCGTGACATGGACGTGCTGCGCCAGGCGCTCGGCGAGGACAAGCTCGACTACCTCGGCTTCTCCTACGGCACCCGCCTCGGGGCGACGTACGCCGAGCTCTACCCCGAGAAGACCGGCCGCCTGGTCCTCGACGGCGCGATCGACCCGTCCATCTCCTCGCGCGACGGCTCGCTGAGCCAGGCGAAGGGCTTCGAGACCGCGCTGCGGTCCTACATCCAGGACTGCGTGGACGGCGGGAACTGCTTCCTCGGCTCCTCGGTCGACGCCGGACTCAAGACCATCAAGGACCTGCTCGACAAGATCGACAAGGAGCCGCTCGACGCCGGCGACGCCGAGGGTCGCGAGCTGACCGTCGGACTCGCGTTCTACGGCCTGATCACGCCGCTCTACAGCCAGGACAACTGGACCTACCTCGACGACGGCCTGCAGAAGGCCCTCAAGGGCGACGGCTCCACGCTGCTCCTGCTCGCCGACTTCTACGGCTCGCGCGAGGGCGGCAACTACACCGACAACAGCCTCGAGGCGATCTCGGTGATCAACTGCCTCGACGACCCGTACTCCATCACCCCCGACGAGGTCCCGGCCCAGTTCGCGGACTTCGAGAAGGCCTCGCCGACGTTCGGCAAGGTGTTCGCGTGGGGCCTCACGGCCTGCAACGGCATCCCGTTCACCGCCACCGACGAGCCCGACCTGAAGATCGATGGCTCGGGAGCCGCCCCGATCGTGGTCCTCGGTACGACGCGCGACCCCGCGACGCCGTACGAGGAAGCGGTCGCGATGGCCGAGCAGTTGGAGACCGGTGTGCTGGTCAGCCGCGACGGCGACGGCCACACGGCGTACAACAAGCAGAACAAGTGCATCGACGACGCCGTGCATGCCTACCTGATTGAGGGCAAGGTGCCGGCCGACGGCCTGAAGTGCTGA
- a CDS encoding polyketide cyclase — MLADRWGTTDDDLVRSYPCDAFVANPTLRAWRAVTVEASPERVWPWLVQVRLAPYSYDWIDNLGRRSPRELRDLPDPQPGDPFTASAGRPLGRVLAVEHRVHLTARIMGATMTYLLVPVGPERTRLVLKIVADLPRPLAPALSVGDLVMARRQLLNFKQLAESG, encoded by the coding sequence ATGCTCGCTGACCGCTGGGGAACAACGGACGATGACCTCGTCCGGAGCTACCCGTGTGATGCCTTTGTCGCGAACCCGACGTTGAGGGCATGGCGTGCGGTGACGGTCGAGGCCAGCCCGGAGCGGGTCTGGCCCTGGCTGGTCCAGGTGCGGCTGGCGCCGTACTCCTACGACTGGATCGACAACCTCGGACGACGTTCCCCGCGGGAACTCCGGGACCTACCGGACCCGCAGCCCGGCGACCCCTTCACGGCGAGTGCAGGGCGCCCGCTGGGCAGGGTGCTCGCCGTCGAGCACCGCGTGCACCTGACCGCGCGCATCATGGGCGCCACGATGACCTACCTGCTCGTCCCCGTCGGTCCGGAACGCACCCGGCTGGTCCTGAAGATCGTGGCGGACCTGCCTCGTCCCCTGGCGCCAGCCCTGAGCGTGGGCGACCTGGTGATGGCCCGCCGCCAGCTGCTGAACTTCAAGCAACTGGCCGAGTCCGGCTGA